A genomic region of Rhizomicrobium sp. contains the following coding sequences:
- the trmFO gene encoding methylenetetrahydrofolate--tRNA-(uracil(54)-C(5))-methyltransferase (FADH(2)-oxidizing) TrmFO, producing the protein MSEKLHIVGGGLAGSEAAWQAAQAGVKVVLHEMRPVRGTEAHVGDGLAELVCSNSFRSDDWENNAVGLLHEEMRRAGSLIMRTADAHRLPAGGALAVDRVPFSETITRELSRHPDIEIVREEVAGLPPESWRSTILATGPLTSPPLAEAVRALTGEESLSFFDAIAPIVNRDSIDFDVCWMQSRYDKGDGADYVNCPMDRAQYEAFIAALLAGDKTDFKEWETSTPYFEGCLPIEVMASRGPETLRFGPMKPVGLSDPRRTERPYAVVQLRQDNALGTLWNMVGFQTKLKHGEQARIFRMIPGLQNATFARLGGLHRNTFINSPRLLDRQLRLKPRPSLRFAGQVTGVEGYVESAAIGLLAGRFAATELVGGEAIAPPPTTALGALLGHITGGADAKTFQPMNVNFGLFPEPPPKTKGKDRKRAQSHRALADLEAWLNPSKAAAE; encoded by the coding sequence ATGAGCGAAAAACTGCACATTGTCGGCGGCGGATTGGCCGGAAGCGAAGCCGCCTGGCAGGCGGCGCAGGCCGGCGTGAAGGTTGTCCTCCACGAAATGCGCCCGGTGCGCGGCACCGAGGCGCATGTCGGCGACGGGCTGGCGGAGCTGGTCTGCTCCAACTCCTTCCGCTCCGACGATTGGGAGAACAATGCCGTCGGTCTCCTGCACGAGGAGATGCGGCGCGCCGGATCGCTGATCATGCGGACCGCCGATGCGCACCGGCTGCCGGCCGGCGGCGCGCTGGCGGTCGACCGCGTGCCGTTCTCCGAAACGATCACGCGCGAACTCTCGCGCCATCCCGATATCGAAATCGTCCGCGAGGAAGTCGCCGGCCTGCCGCCGGAAAGCTGGCGCTCGACCATCCTCGCGACCGGCCCCCTCACCTCGCCGCCGCTGGCGGAAGCGGTGCGCGCGCTGACCGGCGAGGAGTCGCTGTCGTTCTTCGACGCCATCGCGCCGATCGTGAACCGCGACTCCATCGATTTCGACGTCTGCTGGATGCAGTCGCGCTACGACAAGGGCGACGGCGCCGACTACGTCAATTGCCCGATGGACCGCGCGCAATACGAAGCCTTCATCGCCGCGCTGCTCGCCGGCGACAAGACCGACTTCAAGGAATGGGAGACCTCGACGCCCTATTTCGAGGGCTGTCTGCCGATCGAGGTCATGGCGTCGCGCGGGCCCGAGACGCTGCGCTTCGGGCCGATGAAGCCGGTTGGCCTCAGCGATCCGCGCAGGACCGAGCGGCCCTATGCCGTCGTGCAGCTTCGCCAGGACAACGCGCTCGGCACGCTGTGGAACATGGTGGGCTTCCAGACCAAGCTGAAGCATGGCGAGCAGGCGCGCATCTTCCGCATGATCCCGGGCCTGCAGAACGCGACCTTTGCGCGGCTCGGCGGCCTGCACCGCAACACCTTTATCAACTCGCCGCGCCTGCTCGACCGCCAATTGCGGCTGAAGCCGCGGCCGTCACTGCGCTTCGCGGGACAAGTGACCGGCGTCGAAGGCTATGTCGAGAGCGCCGCCATCGGCCTGCTGGCCGGCCGCTTTGCCGCCACCGAACTCGTCGGCGGCGAGGCCATCGCGCCGCCGCCGACCACCGCGCTCGGTGCCCTGCTCGGCCACATCACCGGCGGCGCGGACGCCAAGACCTTCCAGCCGATGAACGTGAATTTCGGCCTGTTCCCCGAACCGCCGCCCAAGACCAAGGGCAAGGACCGCAAGCGGGCACAGTCGCATCGCGCGCTGGCCGATCTCGAGGCTTGGCTGAATCCGTCGAAGGCAGCGGCGGAATAG
- a CDS encoding phytoene/squalene synthase family protein — protein sequence MSGETIAELVRRADPDRYLSALFAPAQKRPLLLALYAFNVETARVADTVREPMMGEIRLEWWREALEGARAGMPRNHEVARALAGLFAAAELPAEWFEAMVAARAFDSSSDVFADRAAVEAYCDATSGNLMRLAARILGRENDALAREAGVAYALAGILRSIPHHTARHKTFLPQSLMQAVGLTRDALFVSHERDKVKAIVAQMAIWAREHLAKARALRAGREELPAYLPASLTPLFLRRVAGRGFDPLHHAPQVPIHRRQIRLLAAAMRGRI from the coding sequence ATGAGCGGCGAAACGATAGCGGAGCTGGTGCGGCGCGCCGATCCGGACCGTTACCTCTCGGCCCTGTTCGCGCCGGCGCAAAAGCGGCCGCTGCTGCTCGCGCTCTATGCCTTCAACGTCGAGACCGCCCGTGTCGCCGACACGGTGCGCGAGCCGATGATGGGCGAGATCCGCCTGGAATGGTGGCGCGAGGCGCTCGAAGGCGCGCGGGCGGGCATGCCGCGCAACCACGAGGTGGCGCGGGCGCTGGCCGGATTGTTCGCCGCGGCCGAGCTGCCGGCGGAATGGTTCGAGGCGATGGTCGCGGCGCGGGCGTTCGATTCGTCATCCGACGTCTTCGCCGACCGCGCGGCCGTGGAGGCCTATTGCGATGCGACGAGCGGCAATCTGATGCGGCTGGCGGCGCGCATCCTCGGCCGGGAGAACGACGCGCTGGCGCGCGAGGCCGGTGTCGCCTATGCGCTGGCGGGCATCCTGCGCTCCATCCCGCACCACACGGCGCGGCACAAGACCTTCCTGCCGCAAAGCCTGATGCAGGCGGTGGGTCTCACCAGGGACGCGCTGTTCGTCAGCCACGAGCGCGACAAGGTGAAGGCCATCGTGGCGCAGATGGCGATCTGGGCGCGGGAGCATCTCGCCAAGGCGCGCGCGCTGCGCGCCGGGCGCGAGGAATTGCCGGCCTATCTTCCCGCCTCGCTGACGCCGCTGTTTCTCCGGCGCGTCGCCGGGCGCGGCTTCGATCCCCTGCACCACGCGCCGCAGGTGCCGATCCATCGCCGCCAGATCCGCCTGCTCGCGGCGGCGATGCGCGGGCGGATCTGA
- a CDS encoding urate hydroxylase PuuD has product MAAFLGNLRNVVIAGFVLALIVLLIHLQRDGWHIDAETFATFLLRWAHIICGVMWIGLLWYFNFVATPTTPSIPAELRPALGKYITPAALFWFRWGAMGTIVFGILLAGINRYIVQAYTLDIVDAGGAFATTSYLMIGIGMWLGTIMWFNVWFVIWPNQQKALNIANKYPDLSADAKAASAKTAGQFSRINTLLSIPMLFCMAAATHWP; this is encoded by the coding sequence ATGGCGGCTTTTTTGGGGAATCTGCGCAATGTGGTGATCGCGGGCTTCGTGCTGGCGCTCATCGTGCTTCTCATACACTTGCAGCGGGACGGCTGGCATATAGACGCCGAGACCTTCGCGACATTTCTGCTGCGCTGGGCGCACATCATCTGTGGCGTGATGTGGATCGGCCTTTTGTGGTACTTCAACTTCGTCGCCACGCCGACCACGCCGTCCATTCCCGCCGAATTGCGGCCGGCGCTCGGCAAGTACATCACGCCGGCGGCGCTGTTCTGGTTCCGCTGGGGCGCCATGGGCACGATTGTGTTCGGCATCCTGCTGGCAGGCATCAACCGCTATATCGTCCAGGCATACACGCTGGATATCGTGGACGCGGGCGGCGCCTTCGCAACCACCAGCTACCTCATGATCGGCATCGGCATGTGGCTGGGCACGATCATGTGGTTCAACGTCTGGTTCGTGATCTGGCCGAACCAGCAAAAGGCGCTGAATATTGCCAACAAATATCCCGACCTGTCGGCGGATGCGAAGGCGGCATCGGCAAAGACCGCCGGCCAGTTCAGCCGCATCAACACGCTGCTCTCCATCCCGATGCTGTTCTGCATGGCGGCAGCGACGCACTGGCCCTAG
- the secD gene encoding protein translocase subunit SecD → MLQVSNWVRIVVLAILLGGALIALPNALPASVLAKFPAWLPTRTVSLGLDLQGGSHLLLEVEFDQVSKDKLESLTSDIRRALRKAHPAIGYKFLEPGADSIAVQITDPARRDEARTLVQALNPAVGGGVLAVGAKAYDFNDNGQGLFRLKMTDAYKEQTRQDILGQSIEVVRKRIDQMGTREPTIERQGDDRIVVEVPGLSDPQRLIDMLGTTAKMSFQLVDEAAEGSGAAQRGVAPIGDDILPMAKGKNGLPLGPPIVVEKRIVVAGDRLVDARQGFDPRGGEPVVEFRFDSVGAKQFGDVTKAYPGGTQRFAVVLDKQIITAPSINEPILTGSGQISGSFTVESANDLATLLRAGALPAPLKVIERRTVGPGLGADQIKAGRYSALAGLALVALFMIARYGLFGLFADIALTLNIVLLLAALTLFGATLTLPGIAGIVLTMGMAVDANVLIFERIKEEQRNGRSMLASIDQGFRRAMATIIDANSTHLIAALILFQLGSGPVRGFAVTLGVGILTSFFTAVMVTRLVVVMWLNIRRPKRLAI, encoded by the coding sequence ATGCTGCAGGTCTCCAACTGGGTCCGCATCGTCGTCCTGGCGATCCTTCTGGGCGGCGCGCTGATCGCGCTGCCCAATGCGCTGCCGGCGTCGGTGCTCGCGAAATTTCCCGCCTGGCTTCCGACGCGGACGGTATCGCTCGGCCTCGACCTGCAGGGCGGATCGCATCTGCTCCTGGAGGTGGAATTCGACCAGGTCAGCAAGGACAAGCTGGAGTCGCTGACGAGCGATATCCGCCGCGCTTTGCGCAAGGCGCATCCGGCGATCGGCTATAAATTCCTGGAGCCGGGCGCCGATTCGATCGCGGTGCAGATCACCGATCCGGCGCGGCGCGACGAAGCGCGCACGCTGGTCCAGGCGCTCAACCCCGCGGTCGGCGGCGGCGTGCTGGCGGTCGGCGCCAAGGCCTATGACTTCAACGACAACGGTCAGGGGCTGTTCCGGCTCAAGATGACCGACGCCTACAAGGAGCAGACGCGGCAGGACATTCTCGGCCAGTCGATCGAGGTCGTGCGCAAACGCATCGACCAGATGGGCACGCGCGAGCCCACCATCGAGCGGCAGGGCGACGACCGCATCGTCGTCGAGGTGCCGGGCCTCAGCGATCCGCAGCGGCTGATCGACATGCTGGGCACGACCGCGAAGATGAGCTTCCAGCTCGTCGACGAGGCGGCGGAAGGCAGCGGCGCCGCCCAGCGCGGCGTGGCGCCGATCGGCGACGACATCCTGCCGATGGCCAAGGGCAAGAACGGCCTGCCGCTGGGCCCGCCCATCGTGGTCGAGAAGCGCATCGTGGTCGCCGGCGACCGCCTGGTCGATGCACGGCAGGGCTTCGATCCGCGCGGCGGCGAGCCGGTGGTCGAATTCCGCTTCGACAGCGTCGGCGCCAAGCAGTTCGGCGACGTGACCAAGGCCTATCCGGGCGGCACGCAGCGCTTCGCCGTGGTGCTCGACAAGCAGATCATCACCGCGCCGTCGATCAACGAACCGATCCTGACCGGTTCGGGCCAGATCTCGGGCTCGTTCACGGTGGAGAGCGCCAACGATCTCGCCACCCTGCTGCGGGCCGGCGCGCTGCCGGCGCCCCTGAAGGTGATCGAGCGGCGCACCGTGGGTCCGGGCCTCGGCGCCGACCAGATCAAGGCGGGCCGCTATTCGGCGCTCGCCGGGCTCGCTTTGGTGGCCCTGTTCATGATCGCGCGCTACGGCCTGTTCGGCCTGTTCGCCGACATCGCCCTGACGCTGAACATCGTCCTGCTCCTGGCGGCGCTGACGCTGTTCGGCGCCACGCTGACGCTGCCCGGCATCGCCGGCATCGTGCTGACCATGGGCATGGCGGTCGATGCCAATGTGCTGATCTTCGAGCGCATAAAGGAAGAACAGCGCAACGGGCGCAGCATGCTGGCCTCGATCGACCAGGGCTTCCGCCGCGCCATGGCGACCATCATCGACGCCAATTCGACCCATCTGATCGCCGCCCTGATCCTGTTCCAGCTCGGTTCGGGACCGGTCCGCGGCTTCGCCGTGACGCTCGGCGTCGGCATTCTCACCTCGTTCTTCACCGCGGTGATGGTGACGCGGCTGGTTGTGGTGATGTGGCTCAACATCCGCCGCCCCAAGCGATTGGCCATATAG
- the yajC gene encoding preprotein translocase subunit YajC encodes MQDLLANPLVMLIPMGLIFYFLVMRPQQQQAKQHRQAIDNLRRGDTVVTAAGIVGRVAKAPVKEDPEITVEIADNVQVKVVKTTLSEVRAKTQPVDTKSDKS; translated from the coding sequence ATGCAAGACCTTCTGGCCAATCCGCTCGTCATGCTCATCCCGATGGGGCTGATTTTCTATTTTCTGGTCATGCGTCCGCAACAGCAGCAGGCCAAGCAGCACCGCCAGGCGATCGACAATCTGCGCCGCGGCGACACGGTGGTGACGGCGGCCGGCATCGTCGGGCGCGTCGCCAAGGCGCCGGTGAAGGAAGACCCCGAGATCACCGTCGAGATCGCGGACAACGTGCAGGTCAAGGTGGTCAAGACGACCCTGTCCGAGGTGCGGGCCAAGACCCAGCCGGTCGACACCAAGTCGGACAAGAGTTGA
- a CDS encoding ATP-binding protein, giving the protein MAKPPKTGADKAETALLKRIAGALERLSPAALPARAPADGDAFVWEPAHGGLIAVPKISAVPLSLLKGIEASRDTLLENTRRFARGLPANNALLWGARGMGKSSLVKAAHAEVNRGVKGKARLVLVEIHREEIASLPQLLRILRGDARRFLLYCDDLSFDHDDTSYKSLKAALEGGLEGRPENVLFYATSNRRHLMPREMMDNERSTAINPSEAVEEKVSLSDRFGLWLGFHNCGQDEYLAMIDAYTAHFGLSVEKNELYAKALAWAAGRGGRSGRVAWQFIQDLSGALGKTL; this is encoded by the coding sequence ATGGCGAAGCCTCCGAAAACCGGCGCCGACAAGGCCGAAACGGCGCTCCTGAAGCGGATCGCCGGGGCGCTCGAGCGCCTGTCTCCGGCGGCGCTTCCCGCCAGGGCGCCGGCCGACGGCGACGCCTTCGTGTGGGAGCCGGCGCATGGCGGGCTGATCGCGGTGCCGAAGATATCGGCCGTGCCGCTGTCGCTGCTCAAGGGCATCGAGGCGTCGCGCGACACGCTCTTGGAGAACACGCGCCGCTTCGCCCGCGGCCTGCCGGCGAACAACGCGCTGCTCTGGGGCGCGCGCGGCATGGGCAAGAGCTCGCTGGTGAAGGCCGCGCATGCCGAGGTCAATCGCGGCGTCAAGGGCAAGGCGCGCCTGGTGCTGGTCGAGATCCATCGCGAGGAGATCGCCAGCCTGCCGCAATTGCTGCGCATCCTGCGCGGCGACGCGCGGCGCTTCCTGCTCTATTGCGACGACCTATCGTTCGATCACGACGACACCAGCTACAAATCGCTGAAGGCGGCGCTGGAAGGCGGCCTCGAGGGCCGGCCGGAGAACGTGCTGTTCTACGCGACGTCGAACCGGCGCCATCTGATGCCGCGCGAGATGATGGACAACGAGCGCTCCACCGCGATCAATCCGTCCGAGGCGGTCGAGGAGAAGGTCTCGCTGTCGGACCGCTTCGGCCTGTGGCTCGGCTTCCACAATTGCGGCCAGGACGAATATCTCGCGATGATCGACGCCTACACCGCGCATTTCGGGCTGAGCGTGGAGAAGAACGAGCTTTACGCCAAGGCGCTCGCCTGGGCGGCGGGGCGCGGCGGCCGCTCGGGCCGCGTCGCCTGGCAGTTCATCCAGGACCTGAGCGGCGCGCTCGGGAAGACGCTTTAG
- a CDS encoding peptidoglycan DD-metalloendopeptidase family protein, translated as MNRKSSLQRLAAAAAFALLSSIALSGCVADTPKTALDWYPQGEHVPHPTPRPNIAENAPRAPHRAPRPRPVQTASLDCPVPRAKPTTTPAWYASTTPPAPIQPANYTPIQGGLAFSWPLSGPVVAEYGTTVSGERNDGINIAVPSGTPIHAAAAGQISYAGNELRGYGNLVLIKHDDGYVTAYAHADRIVVNRGDYVQKGQIIGYAGQTGDVTSPQLHFEIRKGVAPVNPHTLLASARTAS; from the coding sequence ATGAATCGGAAATCTTCGTTGCAGCGCCTGGCCGCGGCCGCCGCTTTCGCCCTGCTGTCCTCCATCGCGCTGTCCGGCTGCGTCGCCGACACGCCGAAAACGGCGCTCGACTGGTATCCGCAGGGCGAACACGTGCCGCATCCGACGCCGCGTCCGAACATCGCCGAGAATGCGCCGCGCGCGCCGCATCGCGCGCCGCGCCCGCGCCCGGTCCAGACCGCCTCGCTCGATTGCCCGGTGCCGCGCGCCAAGCCGACGACGACGCCGGCCTGGTACGCCAGCACGACGCCGCCGGCGCCGATCCAACCGGCGAACTACACGCCCATACAGGGCGGGCTCGCCTTCTCCTGGCCGCTCAGCGGCCCGGTCGTCGCCGAATACGGCACGACGGTCAGCGGCGAGCGCAATGACGGGATCAATATCGCGGTGCCGTCCGGCACGCCGATCCATGCCGCCGCCGCCGGCCAGATCAGCTATGCCGGCAACGAATTGCGCGGCTATGGCAACCTGGTTCTCATCAAGCACGACGACGGCTATGTCACGGCCTACGCCCATGCCGACCGCATCGTGGTCAATCGCGGCGACTATGTGCAGAAGGGCCAGATCATCGGCTATGCCGGCCAGACCGGCGACGTGACGAGCCCGCAGCTCCACTTCGAGATCCGCAAGGGCGTCGCGCCGGTGAACCCGCACACGCTGCTGGCGAGCGCGCGGACGGCGAGCTAA
- a CDS encoding protein-L-isoaspartate(D-aspartate) O-methyltransferase, which translates to MTDPRQIQLIMELRRQGISDLRVLDAIERTPRDLFVDKPLEYAAYNNTALPIACGQTISQPYVVAYMTQQLDVKPDMRVLEIGTGSGYQAAVLSPLCRRVYTVERHKLLLEQAQARFKALKLHNIATRLGDGYQGWAQQAPFDRILLSCAVQAVPPILIEQLKIGGILVAPVGNAPQSENPDCLESFSQRLTKMIRNETGVTEEVLIPVVFVPMLSGLP; encoded by the coding sequence ATGACCGATCCGCGCCAGATCCAGCTCATCATGGAGCTTCGCCGCCAGGGCATCTCGGACCTGCGTGTGCTCGACGCGATCGAGCGCACGCCGCGCGATCTGTTCGTCGACAAGCCGCTCGAATACGCGGCCTACAACAACACCGCGCTGCCCATCGCCTGCGGCCAGACGATCAGCCAGCCCTATGTCGTCGCCTATATGACCCAGCAGCTCGACGTGAAGCCCGACATGCGCGTGCTGGAGATCGGCACCGGCTCCGGCTACCAGGCCGCGGTGCTCAGCCCGCTGTGCCGCCGCGTCTACACGGTCGAGCGGCACAAGCTTCTGCTCGAACAGGCGCAGGCGCGGTTCAAGGCGCTGAAGCTGCACAACATCGCCACCAGGCTGGGCGACGGCTACCAGGGCTGGGCCCAGCAGGCGCCGTTCGACCGTATCTTGTTGTCCTGCGCGGTCCAGGCCGTGCCGCCAATCCTTATCGAACAGTTAAAAATCGGCGGCATCCTCGTGGCGCCCGTAGGTAATGCCCCGCAATCGGAAAACCCGGATTGCTTGGAAAGCTTTTCTCAACGATTAACGAAGATGATCCGAAACGAGACAGGTGTGACGGAAGAAGTCCTGATCCCCGTTGTCTTCGTCCCGATGCTCTCGGGACTGCCCTAA
- the surE gene encoding 5'/3'-nucleotidase SurE: MRILVTNDDGIHAPGLVAAENIARALSEDVWVVAPETEQSGASHSLTLTMPLRLREIEKRRFAVTGTPTDCVLMACAHVMKDKAPDLILSGVNRGSNMADDVTYSGTIAGAMEGCALGIPSIAMSQSYGLVEGTEVRWDCGEVQGPPLIRKLVELGWPDDVLMNINFPDTAPADVQGIDICAQGKRDLQTAALDRRIDARGNPYFWIGFKRVRSNPPEGTDLHAIYNRRIAVTPLHLNLTEFAVLEKMKQKLGKLPLA; this comes from the coding sequence ATGCGTATCCTGGTCACCAATGACGACGGCATCCATGCGCCGGGCCTCGTCGCGGCCGAGAACATCGCCCGCGCCCTTTCCGAAGACGTCTGGGTGGTCGCGCCCGAGACCGAGCAGTCCGGCGCCTCGCATTCGCTGACGCTCACCATGCCGCTGCGCCTGCGCGAGATCGAGAAGCGGCGCTTCGCCGTCACCGGCACGCCGACCGATTGCGTCCTGATGGCCTGTGCCCATGTGATGAAGGACAAGGCGCCCGACCTCATCCTTTCCGGCGTCAATCGCGGCTCCAACATGGCCGACGACGTCACCTATTCGGGCACCATCGCGGGGGCGATGGAGGGCTGCGCGCTCGGCATTCCCTCGATCGCGATGAGCCAGTCCTACGGCCTGGTCGAAGGCACCGAGGTGCGCTGGGATTGCGGCGAGGTCCAGGGCCCGCCCCTCATCCGCAAGCTGGTCGAGCTCGGCTGGCCGGACGATGTGCTGATGAATATCAACTTCCCCGACACGGCGCCCGCCGACGTGCAGGGCATCGACATCTGCGCCCAGGGCAAGCGCGATTTGCAGACCGCGGCGCTGGACCGGCGCATCGACGCGCGGGGCAATCCCTATTTCTGGATCGGCTTCAAGCGGGTGCGCTCCAACCCGCCGGAGGGCACCGATCTGCACGCGATCTACAACCGGCGCATCGCGGTGACGCCGCTGCATCTGAACCTCACCGAGTTCGCGGTGCTGGAGAAAATGAAACAGAAGCTGGGCAAGCTCCCGCTGGCATAG
- a CDS encoding gamma-glutamylcyclotransferase family protein has product MSAVEKLFSYGTLREETVQRAVFGRPVPGTPDAILGYRLAPFTIRDAGAIAISGHSDHTILDATGDPADRIEGLVLALTPEDLARADAYEDAGYKRVKAELRSGADSAWVYVRA; this is encoded by the coding sequence ATGAGCGCGGTGGAGAAGCTGTTTTCCTACGGCACGCTGCGCGAGGAGACCGTGCAGCGCGCCGTCTTCGGCCGCCCCGTGCCGGGCACGCCGGACGCGATCCTCGGCTACCGGCTGGCGCCGTTCACGATCCGCGACGCGGGCGCCATCGCGATCAGCGGCCATTCCGACCACACCATCCTGGATGCGACCGGCGATCCGGCCGACCGGATCGAGGGCCTCGTCCTGGCGCTGACGCCGGAAGATCTCGCCCGCGCCGACGCCTATGAGGATGCCGGCTACAAGCGTGTCAAAGCCGAGCTGCGCTCGGGCGCCGACAGCGCCTGGGTGTATGTCCGGGCCTAA